The DNA region TAATTCCAAAGTTTAAGTGACATCATACGATGGTAAAATACCCGTTGTGTTCGGGTATATTTATCACACTTTACAAAGGTTATTTAAACAGCCAGATTAACATTCATATTTGTTATCAAAAACTTTAAAATAATTGTCCATTGAACACTGTTTGTTTTCAAGTTAACTATACGTGATTACTTTCTATTACCTGATAAGTAAGAAGTTCTGTACATAAAAGCACTATGAACGCGAACATTGTAGTAgcttaatttaattattattatcatttagtcTATGAATTACTTTCTTAGAATTAGATGTAAATATGATGAAGATAGGATCTGATGCTATGATCTGAACTAATAAGCTAATGCCAAGTCAACTATACTGTCAaccaaataatattaattaaccttttaaaatattaacagGAGGTTGTAATGCACTGAAAGTATAATGCATAATTTACAACAACTCTCTTACTCGTAGCTTATTCATACAGCTATTTTCAGATTGTACGTGGACTGAATAATTACTAGAGGACTCTTGATGCTTACTAGTTTCATTATGAACTGCTGGAGCTGTAATGCATAATTCATTGGATGAATTTTCAATATCTTCTGTCTGTTCAACTTGTATTGTCTTCACACTTGTTTCAGGTACGAGAAATAAAGTAATTACTGAAGGAATAAGAAAGGCTATACAAGTTATCATTGTTATGTAGAAACGATAATGTTGAATCATGAAACCTGTAAAAGATAACAGAAACACCAATGTACATAAGATAAACACCCAGTAATAAGGGGAACAGAAAAAATTGTTTTGTTAATAATTTTACCTAGTCTACAGTGTTCAGTAGAAGCGGTTTAAACATTTACGATTACAGAAAACATTTATTTGCTATCGAGCTACCGATGAGCTTGTGTTATTCTGTCCTACAATAAACTTACAACTTAAATAGCTTTAAAGTAACAATACTGTTTTGCTGAATTATgcaattttatttgttaaattttaaTCATAAACTACAGTGATAAAATCTAAAAAGTAACAAAACCGTGTTTAACATGATCGAGTAAATTAGTCATAGACAACGTAGAAAACGGCACAAATGCCCATACTTTCCATGTGATCACTGATTAAAAGAGGAACACATTATACATTAGTCCCTAATAAGGAAAACTACCGTGAATTACCTAGTcaaaattatataatatatacatTATGTAATGGTTAGACTTTTTTCATGAAAAAAAACTGTATTTCTAATCAATTATGAAACTACCGCTTGAAACGAAATACTTTGTAAAAATTAATACTGATTTAACATATGTTAAATTGTTACCTGTTAGTGCATTTGCAAATGCCATACCACAAGTGATTGCACCATCGAGTAAAGTAAATAAAAGCCAACGTTTTTTTACTAATCTTTTTGCCTGAGTTACTGAATCCATATTTTCATTGGATATTACTACTATTTCATTAGGTGATTTTTGGGTTAGATCAGCTATACAAGCAAATAATTGTGCTGAAATTGATAACAATCCACCGC from Schistosoma haematobium chromosome ZW, whole genome shotgun sequence includes:
- a CDS encoding hypothetical protein (EggNog:ENOG410ZVCA~COG:G); this encodes MPVKGIIVFFNFSPWSLIVSELLEGSIGGGLLSISAQLFACIADLTQKSPNEIVVISNENMDSVTQAKRLVKKRWLLFTLLDGAITCGMAFANALTGFMIQHYRFYITMITCIAFLIPSVITLFLVPETSVKTIQVEQTEDIENSSNELCITAPAVHNETSKHQESSSNYSVHVQSENSCMNKLRIISKLPRTHIVIIIIIFMFSISGVTDTQYLFLYLMSGPFMWDAQVVGLFT